Within Paenibacillus albicereus, the genomic segment CTCCGGAAGGCTGGCGGTTCATGAGCATCAGGTAGCCTTCCTCGAGCGTCGGCTCGACCCGCTCCGCGAACGGAGACGGCGGGCGGTCGCTCAGCGCGCGGCAGAGGATGCCCTCCTCCGTGCGCCGCGCGCTGAGCAGCCCGCCGAGCGGCATGCGCCGCCATTCGTTCTCCGACGTCTCCCAGGCCCAGGTGCGGTCCTCGGCGAAGCCGGCCAGCCCTTGCGTGCTGCCGTGGTACAGCAGCCGCCCTTCGCCGAGCACGATGACCTCGCTGCAGCTGGCTCCGATGTCGCCCAGCACATGCGTCGACAGCAGGACGACGCGCGTCGCCGCGGCCTCGGCAAGCACCCGCCGCAGGCGGATGCGCTCCTCGGGATCAAGTCCCGCGGTCGGCTCGTCGACGATCAGCAGATCGCCGGCAGACAGCAGCGCCTGCGCCACGCCGAGCCTTTTGGTCATGCCGTAGGAATAGTGCCGGGCCGGCAGGTCGGCCTCGCCGAGCAGGTTCACCTGCTCGAGCACCTCGTCGACCTTGCGCCGGCGTTCGGCCGCGGACTCTCCGCCTTGAAGCGACGCGGCATGCAGCAGCCACTGTCGGGCGGAGAATTGCGGCAGCACGCGGATGTTCTGCGGCAGGTAGCCGATGCGGCTGCCGCTGCGGCGAAAGTCGCGGACCGAGCTGCCGCGCAGCAGCGCGTCGCCGGTCGTCGGCGCAACCATCCCGGCGAGCAGCCGGAGCAGCGTCGACTTGCCGGCTCCGTTCGGGCCGAGCAGGCCGTGGAGGCCGGGACCGAGCTCCAGCGACAGCGGGCGCAGCGCCCAGCCCGTCTTGTATTGTTTTCCCAGCTTGCAAGCGGTTAGCATGTAGATGTGAGCCTCCTGTGCAATCGACGACTGCCTCGCGCAAAAAGTTTCTTGATACCAGCAGTATACCATCCGCCGCCCTGCCGCGCCGCTTCGCGGCCTGCGGGGGGCGGTTGACAAGCTCGCTCAGACGTCAAATAAGGAGAGAAAACGCGAGGGGGAACGCGCATGGATAGGGAAGGAACGGCTCATCCTCTGACGGGCGAGCCGT encodes:
- a CDS encoding ATP-binding cassette domain-containing protein, whose translation is MLTACKLGKQYKTGWALRPLSLELGPGLHGLLGPNGAGKSTLLRLLAGMVAPTTGDALLRGSSVRDFRRSGSRIGYLPQNIRVLPQFSARQWLLHAASLQGGESAAERRRKVDEVLEQVNLLGEADLPARHYSYGMTKRLGVAQALLSAGDLLIVDEPTAGLDPEERIRLRRVLAEAAATRVVLLSTHVLGDIGASCSEVIVLGEGRLLYHGSTQGLAGFAEDRTWAWETSENEWRRMPLGGLLSARRTEEGILCRALSDRPPSPFAERVEPTLEEGYLMLMNRQPSGGPG